The following DNA comes from Streptomyces sp. NBC_00273.
CCAGCAGATCGAGGGCCACGTGCTGCAGCCGTTCATCCTCGGAAGGGCCGTACGGGTTCACCCGTTGGCCGTGGTCCTGGCGGTCGCCACCGGCGGAGTGGTCGCCGGCATCGGCGGAGCGGTCGTCGCCGTCCCTCTGGTCGCCGTGTCCAACACGGTGATCGGGCACCTGCGCGCCCACGGCGGGGACGACGGTTCGGCGGAAGGGTTTCCCGCGGCGGTCGAGGAGGAGCGGGCGGATCCGCCCGCGGACCCGGACCAGGACCCCGCCTGACATCCAGGCCGGGGCTGCAGGACGCCCGCGGCCTGCAGCCCGCAGCCACCGCTCACGCCGTAAGGGGTGATCATGGCGCATGCGGGGATCCGTAACAGGTGATCACGGTCGGCGTTCGAAGAAGAGTACTTGCTGGTGGATCCAGTAACCGGGCTGCCAGCGCCCCTGATCGAGGACGTCCGCCGTGCGGCCGGGCTCGGACCCCTCGCGGAGGAGGATGAAGTCCAGCACGAGCTGCTGCAGGCTCAGATCGAGGTGGCCACTCCCGTGTGCACAACCCTTGACGAGGTGGGGGCATCTGTTGCGGCTGCGCCATGCGGCCGCCTCTGCCGCAGGGGCGAACCGAGCCGACCGGTCAGCTGTGCAGTGGAGATGTGCGCGGCGCACGGCGTATCGGTGGTCGCAGTCACGGGCGAGGCCCGACCTGACGGCCATCTCGTTCCTGCAGGGCGCTCTCGATGACGCCCTGATCAGCCGGCCGCGCCGCCTCGAAGCCGACTTCGCGCACGTGACCTTCTGCGACTGTTCCGGACTGAACGCCCTCCTCAAGGCCAGAGCAGCAGCCCTGCAGGCCGACGCCGCCTTCGCGCTGGTTCACGCGGATGCCCCGGCCGTGATCCGGCTCCTCGGCATCACCGGTACCGGACCGCTCCTCGGACTCGGGCGCGCCATAGCCTGAGCCGACATGATCTTCGGTCACATGCCGACGGCCAGCGGTGCACAACCGGTGGCGTCACACAGTCGCGTGACGGCGTCGATGAGCCGTACTTCCCGGATGTGGGCACTGTAGTCAGGGGCTCGCCCTCGGTAAAGAGATCGCGAGGCTGGTGAACGATCCGCGAGGCCGCGGCGCCTGCGACGTGGTGGAGTCGGCAGGCTGCGTCAGAAGCGGAATACACGCAGGTCGCGCACGGTGTCGGCCAGGGCGCGGATGAGGTCGTTCTCGGCGTCGGTCCGCCAGACCAGAGCGAAGGTCAGGGTGGCCATCTCGGGGGACGGGGAGGAATCGGATGTTCGACATGCCCCAGTGTCTGGTGACATGGCCGGGGAAGGTGTGGATGATGTCGCCCATGCCGACGTGGCGGACATGATCACGCGGCTCGAGGGCGGCGGTTGGCCGCTGGGTCTGGTCGAGGAGGTGTACGTCTTCGGGTCGTACGCACGTGGTGCGCTGGAGCCGAACGACGTCGACGTCGTCATTGAGCACGGCACGGACAAGCGCTGGCTCGGAGAGCCGCTGGACGCGTCGATCAACGGGCGTGATTCGTACGTGGGGATGAGGCAGGCCCTGCGGGGACGTACCCGGGGGATCTCCTCCCAGTTCCGTGGCCGCAGCAGCTTGCTCGACGAAGGCTTCGAGCTGTTCTTGCTCTGGCGGAAGGGCGAGCCGTTCCCTCTGGCTCGCGAGCGCCTTGCCTCCCTGACAGCGGACCCGGAAGCCGGGCCTGCGCCCAGGGACCACATGCTCACAGAGTTCGAGGGGCTGGAGAGCCTGGTGCCGCGCCCGGCGCGGATCGAGCTGTTCGGCCGGCATGTAAAGGGCAGGATCACCATCACACCGCTGAGGCTGGTCGACGGCGAACTCGAGAACCCTGAAGCCGCCCGGCATGTACGGCGGCGCTGGGTGGAGACGAGCCCGTTGCGCCGGACGGCGACTTGCGCCCTGGCCGCGTTGGAGCAGCGAGGCGTGGACCTGGGCGAGGTGACGCTGCACGGGCAGCGGCTGTTCGGCCGGGACCAGCAGGCTGAACGCTGCTTCGTCGATCTGGGGTGGAACGGCTTCGGATACATGGGGCGTCTCCTGGACGGCGGAGTCACCTGGCTGGAAGTGTTGCGCCCCCATCGCAGCAAACCCATGGACGCACTGCTCATCGAGCCCGTGCGTCGCACGTAGCCGACACTCGCATAGCCGCGTTCCGGCGTGTCACGTGAACCAGGGCCCTGCTTCATACGTTCGTGTGTGCCTGATCGGCGTGTCGGGATGGATGAAGGCAAAGCGGACAGCCACCACCTGCACGAGATGCTGCCCGGGGGTGAGGGTGTCCGATCAGGTTCCTGGCGGCGAGGACATGCCGCGGCGGTGGTCAGCTTGCGGGCGTGAGAGTGCGATGGCGCGCTTGATAGCCCTTGATTCCCGTGGCGAGTTGGCTACCGAGCACGCGCGGGCGGTTGCTGGGCTCTTGGTGTGTCGCTGCGGACGGTGTGGAACTGGGTGGCGGTGGCCCGGCGCGAGGGCCGGCTGTCCCCACGGACCTCGTCACGGGTCGGTGTGACGCCGGATGTGCGTGTGCGTCTGGCGTTGTGGGGTGGGAACGTGGCCGCGGTCCACCGTGAGCTGCTCGCAGAAGCGGCCACGGCTGGTGACCCGAACTCGGTGCCTTCTCTGCGCGCCGTGCACCGGGATTTGTCGGTGGGGGAGCGGGCGGGCCTGCGCGGGGTGAAGCAGCCCGTCGTCGTTTCGACGTCTACGGCAAACGGCCGCCCACGTACCGCAATGCCTGCTGGGAGGGCGATCACATACGGATCTCGGTCCGTGTCGCCCTGGACGGGACCGCGGTGTGCCCGTGGGTGACGTGGTTAATCGACGTGTCATCGAAGGCGATCGTGGGGGTGGCGGTCACCCCGCACCAGCCGGCCCGGGACGCGGTCCTGGCCGCGCTGCGCATGGGGATCAGCCGGACAGCCCCCTACGGGCCGTTCGGCGGCCTGCCGGGCCGGGTGCGCGTGGACCGCGGCAAGGACTTCCTGTCGAACGCGGTCGCGAATGCACTGGGCGGCTTCGCGGTACCCGTTCACGACCTGCCGGCCTACAAGCCGTACCGGAAGGGCACGGTGGAGGCCCTGAACAGCGCGGTGGAGCAGATGCTGCTGGTCTCTCTGCCGGGCTACACACGCCGTGCCCGCCCCGCGCAGGCATACCGGCCGACTCCTGCGGAGGACGTGCTGTCCTACCCGGACTTCGTCAAGGTCCTGCTGGACTGAGGGCTGTCCCGTAAATGATCTTCAGCTGGGTATGGACGTGGTTGGCGGCCACTCCGGCCGCTCGCCTATCCGGTGAGGTTGAAGTTGTGTAGCGGGCGATGCCGAGCATGGCGTGGTGGACGCCGGCACCTTTGAGGCGGCAGTCGCAGAGGATCTTCCAGGTCTTCATGCGGGCGAAGACGTGCTCGACGCGGGCGCGGACCTGTTTGTGGGACTTGTAGTGGGCCTGTTTCCAGTCGGGCAGTTCTTCGCCTTTGCAGCGGCGGTGGGGCATCACGAGCCCGGTTCCCGGATAGCCGCCGTCGGTGATGGTCATGGTCGTGCCGACGGCGGCCTTCGCACCGGACTCCTCCCATGCCTTGCAGTCGTTGCGGTTGCCTGGCAGGGGCCGGCCGACCACCACGACGAGCCGGGTATCGGCGTCGATGACGACCTGGTGGTTGGTGGAGTATCGGTAGTTCTTGGACTGCTCGGCGATCGCGTGGGCACCAGGGTGCCCTCCACGATGAGCACGGTGTCCTTGGCGAACCGTTTGCGGGGCTGCAGCGCGAGTGACGGGCCGACCTGGTCGATGATGCGGTCGGCCGCGGACTTCGATGCGCCGAAGAGCGGTGCGAGTTGGCGCATCGTCAAGTTCGTGTGCCAGTAGGCCGCCACGAGCAGTACCTGGTCCTCCAGGGGAAGAGACCACGGGCGGCCCTTGCGGACCGGGTCTGTACCCTCACGGCGCAGAGCGGTCACCAGCTTGCCGAACGATCGCGCGCTCAGCCCGGTGAACGGGGCTATCCAGGACGGCTCAGACGCCGTGATCACACCAGCCACAAACAAGATCGTCTCACCCGCGACCAGAGGGGGCTCAGATGCGGACGCTCAACCGCAGGTTAAGCAGATGGCGTAGACGAGCAGAGGCACCGCGAAGGGTTCCGAGCTTCCTTACCTCATCCACCTCAAGCTCCAGCCGGTCGGCGAGAGCGAGTACGGCGGCGTAGGGCCGCTCGCCCTCCTCGAGCTTCGCGGCAACGGCTTCGAGGACAGCTCGAAGAACGACAGGGCTCGCACTGGGATGGTCTGCGAGCAGGCGAAGAAGCTTGTTGTCGTTCCAGACGCTGTCGCGGGCCGCACTCAGTTCCTGGAGGGCTTCGGGCGGCGTGTGGGGATTGGTGGCCAGGGCTTGCCAGACGAAAGGGTACGGACATTTCGCGAGACGCTGCAGGACCAAACTGTCTCTCTCGGCACGTGCCAGTGCGAGGTAGTCGGCAGGCGTAGGCACGAGGATGACCTCTCAAGATAGTCGAAGCCGCCATCCTGCCACTGGACCTTCGTCGCAGCGGACTCCGGGCCGG
Coding sequences within:
- a CDS encoding nucleotidyltransferase domain-containing protein, translated to MAGEGVDDVAHADVADMITRLEGGGWPLGLVEEVYVFGSYARGALEPNDVDVVIEHGTDKRWLGEPLDASINGRDSYVGMRQALRGRTRGISSQFRGRSSLLDEGFELFLLWRKGEPFPLARERLASLTADPEAGPAPRDHMLTEFEGLESLVPRPARIELFGRHVKGRITITPLRLVDGELENPEAARHVRRRWVETSPLRRTATCALAALEQRGVDLGEVTLHGQRLFGRDQQAERCFVDLGWNGFGYMGRLLDGGVTWLEVLRPHRSKPMDALLIEPVRRT
- a CDS encoding STAS domain-containing protein, whose product is MQWRCARRTAYRWSQSRARPDLTAISFLQGALDDALISRPRRLEADFAHVTFCDCSGLNALLKARAAALQADAAFALVHADAPAVIRLLGITGTGPLLGLGRAIA